In Legionella spiritensis, the following proteins share a genomic window:
- the corA gene encoding magnesium/cobalt transporter CorA codes for MTKHKQKVSAKTGMLPGSAIYVGDREPLPTTIRVHIYDDQSYHQYNHHDTAKIHQALDNHKYVWIDVAGLSKVETICDCCNTFNIHPLILEDILNTKQRSKLDVLNDGLFIVLKLLQAPGNQLTYGSEQFSMIVRNNLLLTFRESDHYDLSTLYKRLSADNSLIRNHGTKYLAYLIMDNIVDDYFNFVEAAEDTLSAVEDRLIVDPADISLNELYAIKRRTITMRKVIAPLRDIIHLLVSPEQNHFIESRYLIYYRDLHDHAIRLVELIDLHREMSAGMLEIYLSALNNRMNETMKVLTLFASIFIPLTFIAGVYGMNFEFMPELKWRYAYPVIMVIMTAIAAAMFYFFKKKKLI; via the coding sequence ATGACAAAACATAAGCAAAAAGTCTCCGCCAAGACCGGGATGCTGCCCGGATCAGCAATTTACGTAGGCGACAGGGAGCCGTTGCCAACCACTATCCGTGTTCATATCTATGATGATCAATCCTATCATCAATACAATCATCACGATACCGCAAAGATCCATCAGGCTCTGGACAACCACAAATACGTCTGGATTGACGTCGCCGGTTTGTCCAAAGTGGAAACCATTTGTGATTGCTGCAACACGTTCAACATCCACCCGCTCATTCTGGAGGATATCCTTAACACCAAACAGCGCTCCAAGCTGGATGTTTTAAACGACGGGCTGTTTATCGTGTTGAAATTGCTGCAGGCGCCGGGGAATCAGCTGACCTACGGCAGTGAACAGTTCAGCATGATTGTGAGAAACAATTTGCTGCTCACTTTTCGCGAATCCGACCATTATGATTTATCGACACTGTACAAACGCCTGAGCGCGGATAACTCTCTGATCCGCAATCATGGTACCAAATATCTGGCTTACCTCATTATGGATAATATTGTCGATGACTATTTTAATTTCGTCGAGGCAGCGGAAGACACCTTGTCAGCCGTTGAGGATAGATTAATCGTTGACCCGGCTGATATTTCCCTCAATGAATTATATGCCATAAAACGCCGCACCATTACCATGCGCAAAGTCATTGCACCGTTGCGTGACATCATTCATTTGCTTGTTTCCCCGGAACAGAATCATTTCATTGAATCCAGATACCTGATTTATTACCGGGATCTGCACGATCACGCCATCCGCCTGGTCGAACTTATCGATCTGCACAGGGAAATGTCGGCCGGCATGCTGGAAATTTATTTATCGGCACTCAACAACCGCATGAATGAAACCATGAAGGTCCTTACTCTTTTCGCCAGTATTTTTATTCCCCTGACTTTTATTGCAGGCGTATACGGGATGAATTTTGAATTCATGCCGGAATTAAAATGGCGTTACGCCTATCCTGTTATCATGGTTATCATGACCGCCATCGCCGCGGCCATGTTTTATTTTTTCAAAAAAAAGAAGCTCATTTGA
- a CDS encoding VUT family protein encodes MILSNPAVQPRSYLILTAAMMTSLILLINTSFKIIVFQGMMFTASSVICPLVACLYLVVLRECTFKQQRQVLNQSLLALYLFSIGIYLLVNLPSADYVRDNLAYQIVFEDIPKKFFAATLAFGLSFYLPHLLCCSRQSEVITSPRKRVLLVLFGGLGFFTIDFLLLFSEPHVQNFNPIYIDSLMIAAGIMFSVSILYLACLLNKWAKIRARRSSIPDFLSAPLYHYLVGFSVIIILICLACEYRLISFSHGWTLAACSILVPPGLIAASLIGELYGYKANLYLMVVLMLSQLMFNLLLMVTMMPPSPNFFDINPFYLFIMPRRIPVLILALFVLYACNALVLEYLKNSRYGSVYRGLRIFMANLSALSLLFLVNYQLLFSGIYPHEQALELAVTSWVYQVAFILVSLPLVLRLYSLLGSYVSNNEVVTPDYDNVHRA; translated from the coding sequence ATGATACTTTCCAATCCGGCCGTGCAGCCTCGCAGCTACCTCATTCTGACCGCGGCTATGATGACCAGTCTTATTTTGCTCATCAACACGTCTTTTAAAATTATCGTATTTCAGGGAATGATGTTCACGGCCAGCAGTGTGATTTGTCCTTTGGTCGCCTGTTTGTATCTGGTCGTTCTGAGGGAGTGTACGTTCAAGCAGCAGCGGCAGGTACTTAACCAGTCGTTATTAGCCTTGTATTTGTTTTCCATAGGTATTTATCTTCTGGTCAATTTACCCTCTGCGGATTATGTACGTGACAATCTGGCGTATCAGATTGTCTTTGAGGATATCCCCAAAAAGTTTTTTGCGGCAACGCTCGCGTTTGGCTTGAGTTTTTATTTACCGCACTTGCTTTGTTGCTCGAGGCAAAGCGAGGTAATTACCTCGCCGCGTAAACGGGTGTTGCTGGTTCTGTTTGGCGGATTGGGATTTTTCACTATCGATTTTCTGTTGTTGTTTTCCGAGCCGCACGTGCAGAATTTTAATCCCATATACATTGACTCGCTGATGATAGCCGCCGGGATCATGTTTTCGGTCAGTATTTTGTATCTTGCCTGCCTGTTAAATAAATGGGCGAAAATCAGAGCCCGCCGTTCAAGCATCCCGGATTTTTTATCCGCGCCCCTTTACCATTATCTGGTGGGATTTTCAGTCATTATTATTTTAATTTGCCTGGCCTGTGAATACCGGTTGATTTCATTCAGTCACGGATGGACCTTGGCTGCCTGCAGCATTCTTGTTCCGCCTGGCCTTATCGCCGCCAGTTTGATTGGCGAGCTATATGGGTATAAAGCGAATTTGTATTTGATGGTAGTGCTGATGCTTAGTCAGTTGATGTTTAATTTATTGCTAATGGTGACGATGATGCCCCCGTCGCCCAATTTTTTTGATATTAATCCATTCTACCTGTTTATCATGCCAAGACGTATTCCCGTTTTAATATTGGCTTTGTTCGTGCTGTATGCTTGTAACGCGCTGGTACTGGAGTATTTAAAAAACAGCCGTTATGGTTCTGTTTACCGCGGCCTTCGCATTTTTATGGCGAATCTAAGTGCGCTTTCGCTGTTGTTTCTGGTGAACTACCAGTTATTGTTTTCCGGTATTTACCCTCATGAACAGGCTTTGGAGCTGGCCGTGACCAGTTGGGTTTATCAGGTTGCGTTTATTCTGGTAAGTCTTCCTCTCGTGTTGAGGCTATATAGCCTGTTGGGTAGTTATGTGAGTAATAACGAGGTCGTTACCCCTGATTATGATAATGTTCACAGAGCCTAA